One window of Hoplias malabaricus isolate fHopMal1 chromosome 16, fHopMal1.hap1, whole genome shotgun sequence genomic DNA carries:
- the arid3a gene encoding AT-rich interactive domain-containing protein 3A isoform X2 has translation MKLQAVMENLHRQQRAKLLMEMEQQQQQQQQQQKQMGELQNSSPSGEDLKLSSASETERAQMAALAAMRAVAAGLQRQSTADSPMSQHSSAEEDDEDEGEEQEEGEEQYRDMMESEEEEQIKQKWDEDDFEGEMEEDYDDDLADERLQASHEAVAPGRGILLLPHRQLHPHSQLLKPRPGSESEPRASSLSAHPSHSQLQGQDHADWTYEEQFRQLYELDNDPKRKEFLDDLFSFMQKRGTPVNRIPIMAKQVLDLYMLYQLVTEKGGLVEVINKKLWREITKGLNLPTSITSAAFTLRTQYMKYLYPYECDKRGLSNPNELQAAIDSNRREGRRQGSSLFIYSPNGTPTMLSSTKLTMPNMGLPMATNGVSLSSMQKIKKDDGGQSLGASNSRLPGALATQSVAAAQAAAVQAAAAQAAMAAQVAALEQLRDKLEAGEPPEKKMALPAEDQQRLLQRALQQNLLAMTAQMPMNIRINSQDGRQDSALNLTTNGMSSISMSVELNGVVYTGVLFAQATGLTSSGVSNKSSGGRSNSQTLPQTPTSSTSTNPSP, from the exons ATGAAGCTGCAGGCAGTAATGGAGAACTTGCACAGGCAACAGAGGGCCAAGTTGCTCATGGAGATggaacagcagcagcaacagcagcaacaacaacagaagCAAATGGGAGAGTTGCAGAATTCATCCCCTTCAGGAGAGGATCTGAAGCTAAGTTCAGCTTCCGAGACTGAGCGTGCTCAAATGGCCGCACTAGCCGCAATGAGGGCTGTGGCGGCCGGATTGCAGAGGCAATCCACAGCAGACAGCCCGATGTCacagcacagcagtgctgaggaGGACGATGAGGATGAAGGAGAGGAACAAGAGGAAGGAGAAGAACAATACAGGGACATGATGGAGTCAGAAGAGGAGGAGCAAAT AAAGCAAAAGTGGGATGAGGATGACTTTGAGGGGGAGATGGAGgaagattatgatgatgatCTTGCTGATGAAAGGCTGCAAGCAAGCCATGAGGCTGTAGCCCCGGGAAGAGGAATCCTGCTGTTGCCTCATCGTCAGCTCCACCCTCACTCACAGCTGCTGAAACCCCGGCCGGGGTCCGAATCAGAGCCACGAGCCTCCAGCCTTTCAGCCCACCCCTCACACAGCCAGCTTCAAGGCCAGGACCATGCAGACTGGACCTATGAGGAACAGTTCAGACAG CTTTACGAACTGGACAATGATCCAAAGCGGAAAGAGTTCTTGGATGATTTGTTCAGCTTCATGCAGAAGAGAG GGACCCCTGTGAACAGGATCCCCATCATGGCCAAGCAGGTGTTGGATCTGTACATGCTGTACCAGCTGGTGACAGAGAAGGGGGGGCTGGTTGAGGTCATTAATAAGAAGCTATGGAGGGAAATCACCAAAGGCCTGAACCTGCCCACCTCAATCACCAGTGCTGCCTTCACTCTCAGGACACA ATACATGAAGTACCTTTACCCATATGAATGTGATAAGCGGGGTTTGAGTAACCCCAATGAACTTCAGGCTGCCATAGACAGTAACAGACGTGAGGGCCGCAGGCAAGGCAGCTCCCTCTTCATCTATTCTCCCAATGGGACACCCACCATGCTCTCCTCCACCAAGCTCACCATGCCCAACATGGGCCTTCCCATGGCCACCAATGGGGTGTCACTCTCGTCCATGCAGAAGATCAAGAAGG ATGACGGTGGCCAATCTCTTGGTGCTTCAAACAGCAGGCTGCCCGGGGCTCTGGCCACTCAGTCTGTGGCTGCAGCTCAAGCAGCTGCTGTgcaggcagcagcagcacaggcTGCCATGGCTGCCCAGGTTGctgcactggagcagctgcgtGACAAGTTGGAGGCCGGTGAGCCACCAGAGAAGAAGATGGCACTGCCAGCAGAGGATCAACAGCGTCTCCTTCAGAGAGCGCTACAGCAAAATCTCCTGGCAATGACAGCACAGATGCCAATGAATATCCGCATCAATAGTCAAG ATGGCAGACAGGATTCAGCCCTCAACCTCACCACAAATGGCATGAGCAGCATCAGCATGTCAGTGGAGCTCAATGGAGTTGTATACACTG GTGTGCTTTTTGCTCAAGCAACTGGTCTAACCTCATCAGGAGTATCTAACAAATCTTCAGGAGGCCGCAGCAATTCCCAGACGCTTCCACAGACACCTACCTCATCCACCTCTACCAACCCATCACCTTAA
- the ctdspl3 gene encoding CTD small phosphatase-like protein 2-B isoform X2, with translation MRLRSRIIPVESPQSQPRTPCRKRPDPRTERSQSQDVPEVLQDCSNLYCDSVPTAAKRPRLKRERKRALPVESKESDFKTPVRHRRERHPSSVNPAARSLYSPIVRFITPTKNNARLSSVFSPEQCVFGYSSTGPLSEDEENDEVFSPFTFIKNIPNQSQQARPVAALRDIPPKTRSTPTATMVLDLDETLVFSSLNLINDAEYTFNTCFQDQEYKVYVVLRPYVNEFLQAMAKHFEMFIYTSAKKEYAEMIVDILDPKKKLFRHRLYQDDCACVLGHYIKDLGVLERDLSKTVVLDNAPHTYPYHLINMIPVKSWCGDKDDKELQRLVPYLEKLVQADDFRTVLKRRTDHFHRLLSED, from the exons ATGAGACTTCGGTCGAGAATAATTCCTGTTGAGAGTCCACAGTCTCAGCCGAGGACTCCGTGCCGAAAGCGGCCGGATCCACGGACCGAGCGTAGCCAATCTCAG gaTGTGCCGGAGGTTTTGCAGGATTGTTCCAATTTGTATTGTGATAGTGTCCCAACTGCAGCCAAGCGTCCACGTTTGAAACGTGAAAGGAAAAGGGCTCTACCTGTTGAGTCTAAAG AATCGGATTTCAAGACGCCTGTTCGTCATCGCAGAGAACGACATCCCTCATCAGTCAACCCTGCTGCACGTAGCCTCTACTCTCCTATCGTGCGTTTTATCACACCTACCAAAAACA ATGCACGGCTTAGCAGCGTGTTCAGCCCTGAACAGTGTGTGTTCGGCTATAGTTCCACCGGCCCTCTCTCAGAAGACGAGGAGAATGATGAGGTGTTTAGCCC ATTCACATTCATCAAAAACATTCCAAATCAGTCACAACAGGCCAGGCCGGTCGCTGCTCTTCGGGATATACCACCAAAGACAAGGAGCACACCGACAGCCACAATGGTGCTTGATTTg GATGAAACACTTGTCTTCAGCTCACTGAATTTAATCAATGATGCAGAGTACACGTTTAACACATGCTTTCAAGATCAAGAGTAcaag gTGTATGTAGTCCTAAGGCCATATGTAAATGAGTTTCTACAAGCTATGGCCAAGCATTTTGAG ATGTTTATTTACACCTCTGCCAAAAAGGAGTATGCAGAAATGATTGTGGACATTTTGGACCCAAAGAAAAAACTCTTCAG GCACCGATTGTATCAGGATGACTGTGCATGTGTTCTTGGACACTATATTAAGGACTTGGGGGTGCTGGAAAGAGACCTCTCAAAGACTGTGGTTCTGGACAATGCACCTCACACTTACCCATACCAT CTTATCAACATGATTCCTGTAAAGAGCTGGTGTGGAGACAAAGATGACAAGGAGCTCCAGAGACTTGTGCCATACCTAGAAAAACTGGTCCAAGCA GAcgacttcaggactgttctgaAGAGAAGAACAGATCATTTTCACCGTCTGCTTTCTGAAGATTAA
- the ctdspl3 gene encoding CTD small phosphatase-like protein 2-B isoform X1: MRLRSRIIPVESPQSQPRTPCRKRPDPRTERSQSQDVPEVLQDCSNLYCDSVPTAAKRPRLKRERKRALPVESKAESDFKTPVRHRRERHPSSVNPAARSLYSPIVRFITPTKNNARLSSVFSPEQCVFGYSSTGPLSEDEENDEVFSPFTFIKNIPNQSQQARPVAALRDIPPKTRSTPTATMVLDLDETLVFSSLNLINDAEYTFNTCFQDQEYKVYVVLRPYVNEFLQAMAKHFEMFIYTSAKKEYAEMIVDILDPKKKLFRHRLYQDDCACVLGHYIKDLGVLERDLSKTVVLDNAPHTYPYHLINMIPVKSWCGDKDDKELQRLVPYLEKLVQADDFRTVLKRRTDHFHRLLSED, encoded by the exons ATGAGACTTCGGTCGAGAATAATTCCTGTTGAGAGTCCACAGTCTCAGCCGAGGACTCCGTGCCGAAAGCGGCCGGATCCACGGACCGAGCGTAGCCAATCTCAG gaTGTGCCGGAGGTTTTGCAGGATTGTTCCAATTTGTATTGTGATAGTGTCCCAACTGCAGCCAAGCGTCCACGTTTGAAACGTGAAAGGAAAAGGGCTCTACCTGTTGAGTCTAAAG CAGAATCGGATTTCAAGACGCCTGTTCGTCATCGCAGAGAACGACATCCCTCATCAGTCAACCCTGCTGCACGTAGCCTCTACTCTCCTATCGTGCGTTTTATCACACCTACCAAAAACA ATGCACGGCTTAGCAGCGTGTTCAGCCCTGAACAGTGTGTGTTCGGCTATAGTTCCACCGGCCCTCTCTCAGAAGACGAGGAGAATGATGAGGTGTTTAGCCC ATTCACATTCATCAAAAACATTCCAAATCAGTCACAACAGGCCAGGCCGGTCGCTGCTCTTCGGGATATACCACCAAAGACAAGGAGCACACCGACAGCCACAATGGTGCTTGATTTg GATGAAACACTTGTCTTCAGCTCACTGAATTTAATCAATGATGCAGAGTACACGTTTAACACATGCTTTCAAGATCAAGAGTAcaag gTGTATGTAGTCCTAAGGCCATATGTAAATGAGTTTCTACAAGCTATGGCCAAGCATTTTGAG ATGTTTATTTACACCTCTGCCAAAAAGGAGTATGCAGAAATGATTGTGGACATTTTGGACCCAAAGAAAAAACTCTTCAG GCACCGATTGTATCAGGATGACTGTGCATGTGTTCTTGGACACTATATTAAGGACTTGGGGGTGCTGGAAAGAGACCTCTCAAAGACTGTGGTTCTGGACAATGCACCTCACACTTACCCATACCAT CTTATCAACATGATTCCTGTAAAGAGCTGGTGTGGAGACAAAGATGACAAGGAGCTCCAGAGACTTGTGCCATACCTAGAAAAACTGGTCCAAGCA GAcgacttcaggactgttctgaAGAGAAGAACAGATCATTTTCACCGTCTGCTTTCTGAAGATTAA
- the LOC136671543 gene encoding G-protein coupled receptor 54-like, whose product MTESVNCSNSSGGAPSAAGEAAPRLVDAWLVPLVFGIILVLGLVGNSLVLHVISKHRKMWTATNFYIANLAMTDITFLVCCVPFTAALYPLPSWIFGNFMCKFVSYIQQVSAQATCVTLTVMSVDRWYVTVYPLRSLQCRTPRMATMVSLGIWIGSFLVSVPVPLYTRTLAGEWYGPQVFCSEIFPTATHKKAFILYNFLAVYLLPLVTICVCYLVMLHQMGRPTVEPVDSNYQLQVQSEHSAAVRTKVSRMVLVIVQLFILCWGPIQLFIVVQAFSPHFHQDYYTYKVKIWAHCMSYSNSCINPVVYAFMGANFRKAFKKTFHCLFKQRVSATQQPNANTEMHYVS is encoded by the exons ATGACCGAGTCCGTGAACTGCTCCAACAGCTCCGGCGGCGCTCCGTCCGCGGCAGGGGAGGCGGCTCCGCGGCTTGTGGACGCCTGGCTGGTTCCGCTGGTCTTCGGCATCATCCTGGTGTTGGGACTCGTGGGAAACTCTTTGGTTCTTCATGTCATTTCAAAGCACAGGAAAATGTGGACAGCAACCAACTTTTATATAG CTAACCTGGCGATGACTGATATCACATTTCTGGTTTGCTGTGTGCCcttcactgctgccctctatcCCCTACCCAGCTGGATCTTTGGAAACTTCATGTGTAAATTTGTGAGCTACATCCAACAG GTATCTGCCCAGGCCACCTGTGTGACCTTGACCGTGATGAGTGTGGACCGCTGGTACGTCACTGTGTACCCCCTGCGCTCTCTGCAGTGTCGGACCCCGAGAATGGCCACTATGGTCAGCCTGGGAATCTGGATAG ggTCTTTCCTGGTATCTGTGCCTGTGCCTCTGTACACTAGAACTTTAGCTGGAGAGTGGTATGGGCCTCAGGTATTCTGCAGTGAGATCTTTCCCACGGCAACACACAAGAAAGCCTTCATCCTCTACAATTTCCTGGCTGTGTATCTGCTCCCACTTGTGACGATCTGTGTGTGTTATCTGGTCATGTTGCACCAGATGGGCCGGCCAACTGTGGAACCTGTGGACAGTAACTATCAG CTGCAGGTCCAGAGTGAGCACAGTGCTGCTGTCAGGACAAAAGTGTCTCGCATGGTTCTGGTGATTGTGCAGTTATTTATTCTGTGCTGGGGTCCCATTCAGCTCTTCATCGTGGTACAGGCCTTTAGTCCACACTTCCACCAAGACTACTACACTTACAAAGTCAAGATATGGGCACATTGCATGTCATACAGCAACTCCTGCATTAATCCTGTAGTCTATGCCTTCATGGGTGCCAACTTCCGCAAGGCTTTCAAAAAAACTTTCCATTGCCTTTTCAAACAGCGGGTTTCTGCCACCCAGCAGCCAAACGCCAATACAGAGATGCACTATGTATCATAG
- the arid3a gene encoding AT-rich interactive domain-containing protein 3A isoform X1: MKLQAVMENLHRQQRAKLLMEMEQQQQQQQQQQKQMGELQNSSPSGEDLKLSSASETERAQMAALAAMRAVAAGLQRQSTADSPMSQHSSAEEDDEDEGEEQEEGEEQYRDMMESEEEEQIKQKWDEDDFEGEMEEDYDDDLADERLQASHEAVAPGRGILLLPHRQLHPHSQLLKPRPGSESEPRASSLSAHPSHSQLQGQDHADWTYEEQFRQLYELDNDPKRKEFLDDLFSFMQKRGTPVNRIPIMAKQVLDLYMLYQLVTEKGGLVEVINKKLWREITKGLNLPTSITSAAFTLRTQYMKYLYPYECDKRGLSNPNELQAAIDSNRREGRRQGSSLFIYSPNGTPTMLSSTKLTMPNMGLPMATNGVSLSSMQKIKKEDDGGQSLGASNSRLPGALATQSVAAAQAAAVQAAAAQAAMAAQVAALEQLRDKLEAGEPPEKKMALPAEDQQRLLQRALQQNLLAMTAQMPMNIRINSQDGRQDSALNLTTNGMSSISMSVELNGVVYTGVLFAQATGLTSSGVSNKSSGGRSNSQTLPQTPTSSTSTNPSP; this comes from the exons ATGAAGCTGCAGGCAGTAATGGAGAACTTGCACAGGCAACAGAGGGCCAAGTTGCTCATGGAGATggaacagcagcagcaacagcagcaacaacaacagaagCAAATGGGAGAGTTGCAGAATTCATCCCCTTCAGGAGAGGATCTGAAGCTAAGTTCAGCTTCCGAGACTGAGCGTGCTCAAATGGCCGCACTAGCCGCAATGAGGGCTGTGGCGGCCGGATTGCAGAGGCAATCCACAGCAGACAGCCCGATGTCacagcacagcagtgctgaggaGGACGATGAGGATGAAGGAGAGGAACAAGAGGAAGGAGAAGAACAATACAGGGACATGATGGAGTCAGAAGAGGAGGAGCAAAT AAAGCAAAAGTGGGATGAGGATGACTTTGAGGGGGAGATGGAGgaagattatgatgatgatCTTGCTGATGAAAGGCTGCAAGCAAGCCATGAGGCTGTAGCCCCGGGAAGAGGAATCCTGCTGTTGCCTCATCGTCAGCTCCACCCTCACTCACAGCTGCTGAAACCCCGGCCGGGGTCCGAATCAGAGCCACGAGCCTCCAGCCTTTCAGCCCACCCCTCACACAGCCAGCTTCAAGGCCAGGACCATGCAGACTGGACCTATGAGGAACAGTTCAGACAG CTTTACGAACTGGACAATGATCCAAAGCGGAAAGAGTTCTTGGATGATTTGTTCAGCTTCATGCAGAAGAGAG GGACCCCTGTGAACAGGATCCCCATCATGGCCAAGCAGGTGTTGGATCTGTACATGCTGTACCAGCTGGTGACAGAGAAGGGGGGGCTGGTTGAGGTCATTAATAAGAAGCTATGGAGGGAAATCACCAAAGGCCTGAACCTGCCCACCTCAATCACCAGTGCTGCCTTCACTCTCAGGACACA ATACATGAAGTACCTTTACCCATATGAATGTGATAAGCGGGGTTTGAGTAACCCCAATGAACTTCAGGCTGCCATAGACAGTAACAGACGTGAGGGCCGCAGGCAAGGCAGCTCCCTCTTCATCTATTCTCCCAATGGGACACCCACCATGCTCTCCTCCACCAAGCTCACCATGCCCAACATGGGCCTTCCCATGGCCACCAATGGGGTGTCACTCTCGTCCATGCAGAAGATCAAGAAGG AAGATGACGGTGGCCAATCTCTTGGTGCTTCAAACAGCAGGCTGCCCGGGGCTCTGGCCACTCAGTCTGTGGCTGCAGCTCAAGCAGCTGCTGTgcaggcagcagcagcacaggcTGCCATGGCTGCCCAGGTTGctgcactggagcagctgcgtGACAAGTTGGAGGCCGGTGAGCCACCAGAGAAGAAGATGGCACTGCCAGCAGAGGATCAACAGCGTCTCCTTCAGAGAGCGCTACAGCAAAATCTCCTGGCAATGACAGCACAGATGCCAATGAATATCCGCATCAATAGTCAAG ATGGCAGACAGGATTCAGCCCTCAACCTCACCACAAATGGCATGAGCAGCATCAGCATGTCAGTGGAGCTCAATGGAGTTGTATACACTG GTGTGCTTTTTGCTCAAGCAACTGGTCTAACCTCATCAGGAGTATCTAACAAATCTTCAGGAGGCCGCAGCAATTCCCAGACGCTTCCACAGACACCTACCTCATCCACCTCTACCAACCCATCACCTTAA